Proteins co-encoded in one Methylobacterium sp. WL1 genomic window:
- a CDS encoding SDR family NAD(P)-dependent oxidoreductase has translation MADPQRKLEGRVAVVTGASRGIGRAAALALAGAGAHVVAVARTVGALEELDDAIRAAGSSATLVPFDLADYDAIDRLGAAINDRWKRLDILVGNAGILGALMPIGHITPKVWDQVMQVNVTANWRLIRSLDPLLRMSDAGRAIFVSSGAASKCRAYWGPYSVSKAALEALVRTYAAENETTAIRAMLLNPGPLRTGMRRSAMPGEDPETLKTPEDLAPHFVRLAAPDWTETGKLYDFPTDRVMQFRAPE, from the coding sequence ATGGCTGATCCTCAACGAAAGCTCGAAGGCCGCGTGGCGGTCGTCACCGGGGCGTCCCGCGGCATCGGGCGCGCCGCCGCCCTCGCGCTGGCCGGGGCCGGAGCCCACGTGGTCGCGGTGGCCCGCACGGTCGGCGCCCTCGAGGAGCTGGACGACGCCATCCGGGCGGCCGGGTCCAGCGCCACGCTGGTGCCCTTCGACCTCGCCGATTACGACGCGATCGACCGGCTGGGCGCGGCGATCAACGATCGCTGGAAGCGCCTCGACATCCTGGTCGGCAATGCCGGCATCCTCGGCGCCCTCATGCCGATCGGCCACATCACCCCGAAGGTCTGGGACCAGGTGATGCAGGTCAACGTCACCGCCAACTGGCGCCTGATCCGCTCGCTGGACCCGCTGCTGCGCATGTCCGATGCCGGCCGGGCGATCTTCGTCTCGTCGGGCGCGGCCTCGAAATGCCGGGCCTATTGGGGGCCGTATTCGGTCTCGAAGGCGGCCCTCGAAGCGCTGGTGCGGACCTACGCGGCCGAGAACGAGACCACCGCCATCCGGGCGATGCTGCTCAACCCCGGCCCGCTGCGCACCGGCATGCGCCGCTCGGCCATGCCGGGCGAGGATCCCGAGACCCTCAAGACCCCCGAGGATCTCGCCCCTCATTTCGTGCGGCTCGCCGCACCGGACTGGACCGAGACCGGCAAGCTCTACGATTTTCCCACCGACCGGGTGATGCAGTTCCGCGCGCCCGAGTAG
- a CDS encoding dihydrofolate reductase, protein MIDVRCICAIGQRGQLGLNGHLPWEGNTDPLFVEDVTRFFALTMGHVLIAGPKTVASVPDFAFKDRTIDVIRSHEDPEQVLKRYSGRRIFVGGGIAVWNVYARYIQNWDITRLPYDGEADRWFDPAWLVGGALRP, encoded by the coding sequence ATGATCGACGTCCGCTGCATCTGTGCGATCGGCCAACGCGGCCAGCTCGGCCTCAACGGCCACCTGCCCTGGGAGGGCAACACCGATCCGCTGTTCGTGGAGGACGTGACGCGCTTCTTCGCGCTCACCATGGGCCACGTGCTGATCGCCGGCCCGAAGACCGTGGCCTCGGTGCCGGATTTCGCCTTCAAGGACCGCACCATCGACGTGATCCGCAGCCACGAGGATCCGGAGCAGGTGCTCAAGCGCTACTCCGGCCGGCGGATCTTCGTCGGCGGCGGCATCGCGGTGTGGAACGTCTACGCCCGGTACATCCAGAACTGGGACATCACGCGCCTGCCCTACGACGGCGAGGCCGACCGCTGGTTCGATCCGGCCTGGCTGGTGGGTGGGGCGCTGCGGCCCTGA